A stretch of Thermoanaerobacterales bacterium DNA encodes these proteins:
- the rsmD gene encoding 16S rRNA (guanine(966)-N(2))-methyltransferase RsmD, giving the protein MLRIIGGSARGRRLKGPPEGSARPTSDRVREALFNILAPWVPGSRFLDLFAGSGAVGLEALSRGAARAVFVEANPRVAAVLQANLSATGLGPKAEVYRNSFERALADLAAGGESFDLVFIDPPYRRGLEDAALRALCQYNLLAPGGMAVAESDRTHLPPAEIAGLALWRRERYGDTTLSFYRRLENSGEEGVH; this is encoded by the coding sequence TTGCTGCGGATTATCGGCGGTTCGGCACGAGGACGGCGGCTGAAGGGGCCGCCGGAAGGCAGCGCAAGGCCCACTTCCGACCGCGTTCGGGAAGCCCTTTTCAATATCCTGGCTCCGTGGGTGCCCGGCAGCCGTTTTCTGGACCTGTTCGCCGGGTCGGGCGCGGTGGGATTGGAGGCCTTAAGCCGGGGCGCGGCGCGGGCCGTTTTTGTGGAAGCGAACCCCCGCGTGGCGGCGGTGTTGCAGGCCAACCTGTCCGCAACCGGCCTCGGCCCGAAAGCGGAGGTCTACCGGAACTCCTTCGAGCGTGCGCTGGCCGATCTGGCCGCCGGGGGCGAATCTTTTGACCTGGTCTTCATCGATCCGCCCTATCGCCGGGGGCTTGAAGACGCCGCCTTACGGGCTCTCTGTCAATATAACCTGTTGGCTCCCGGGGGGATGGCGGTGGCCGAGTCTGACCGCACCCACCTGCCGCCCGCCGAAATCGCGGGCCTTGCCCTCTGGCGGCGTGAGCGTTACGGGGATACGACACTCTCGTTTTACCGCCGTCTCGAGAACAGCGGAGAGGAAGGGGTTCATTGA
- the gpr gene encoding GPR endopeptidase yields the protein MKFCGVTTDLALEAHAALRAQTGGEIPGVAVRQESFPHGQVTVVQILDDRGAQAMGKPVGTYVTLEAPAIRETNPQAHAAVVEVLAKHLGTLIDVPEQASVLIVGLGNWNATPDALGPKVVNYTLVTRHLFEFAPQAVQPGMRPVSAIAPGVLGITGLETAEVVQGIVEKMKPALVIVIDALAAGSVERIASSIQVANTGLNPGSGIGNKRRGLTKETLGVPVISIGVPTVVHAALIAREAINRLYRAYQRDVPGQEILEPIISDLLKPFGGALMVTPKEIDDLIRNCAKIIAGALTAALHHGVTARQYTTYLH from the coding sequence TTGAAATTTTGTGGAGTAACCACAGATCTGGCGCTTGAGGCCCATGCCGCCTTGCGTGCCCAGACGGGGGGAGAAATCCCGGGTGTGGCCGTCCGGCAGGAATCTTTTCCGCACGGGCAGGTAACGGTCGTTCAGATCCTGGATGACCGGGGTGCGCAGGCGATGGGCAAGCCCGTAGGGACATACGTGACCCTTGAAGCGCCAGCCATCCGCGAGACGAATCCCCAGGCCCACGCGGCTGTTGTCGAAGTCCTGGCGAAGCACCTGGGAACCTTGATCGACGTGCCGGAGCAAGCGAGCGTGTTGATCGTCGGCCTCGGCAACTGGAATGCCACACCCGACGCCCTTGGACCGAAGGTTGTGAACTACACCCTGGTGACCCGTCACCTTTTTGAGTTCGCCCCCCAGGCCGTACAGCCCGGGATGCGGCCCGTAAGCGCCATTGCTCCCGGGGTACTGGGCATAACAGGCCTCGAAACGGCGGAAGTCGTTCAGGGGATCGTCGAGAAGATGAAGCCGGCGCTTGTTATTGTAATCGATGCCCTGGCCGCCGGTTCCGTCGAGCGCATCGCTTCGTCCATTCAAGTGGCCAATACAGGTCTTAACCCGGGGTCGGGAATAGGCAATAAGCGCCGCGGCCTGACGAAGGAGACGCTGGGCGTTCCGGTGATTTCCATCGGCGTGCCGACGGTGGTGCACGCCGCCCTGATCGCCCGCGAGGCTATTAACCGGCTGTACCGGGCTTACCAGCGAGACGTGCCGGGGCAGGAGATCCTCGAGCCGATTATCAGCGACCTTTTGAAACCGTTCGGCGGGGCGCTCATGGTGACACCCAAGGAAATTGACGACCTGATCCGCAACTGCGCGAAGATCATCGCCGGAGCCCTGACGGCGGCCCTGCACCACGGGGTGACGGCCCGCCAGTATACGACTTATCTGCATTAA
- a CDS encoding alpha/beta-type small acid-soluble spore protein codes for MARQTNVPIQPGAGRALDQMKYEVAAEIGLGNYAQLDKGDLPSRINGKVGGNMVRKMVAFAEQALQSGNIGQVTQAAPPEPFNTQGV; via the coding sequence ATGGCGAGACAAACCAACGTTCCCATTCAACCGGGTGCCGGAAGGGCTCTGGACCAGATGAAGTACGAGGTTGCGGCCGAGATCGGTCTTGGCAACTACGCCCAGCTGGACAAGGGCGACCTCCCGTCCCGGATTAACGGTAAGGTGGGCGGGAACATGGTCCGCAAGATGGTGGCCTTCGCCGAGCAGGCGCTGCAGAGCGGCAACATCGGCCAGGTCACCCAGGCTGCCCCGCCCGAACCGTTCAATACCCAGGGTGTGTAA
- the recG gene encoding ATP-dependent DNA helicase RecG: MAARDPFAHPVQYLKGVGPRRAELLARLGIASVGDLLYHLPRRYEDRRAHAGILVPERIGETVTAGGVVLGGQELRPRRGLIITKLALDGGNGVFYATWFNQPYILRQIRPGMRLFVVGRLKRAFGRYEINVLEHEAVENGADGLHSGRIVPVYPATENLAQKVIRQMVRTALDEWAPLLADLLPGPLRRAHRLLPIAEALAAIHFPSSWEEKEEARRSLAAEEMFLLQAALAIIRRGATQRTKPAPHGPDGPLVAALLADLPYRLTGAQQRVWREISGDMQRAAPMRRLLQGDVGSGKTVIAALALVKAVEGGFQGGLMAPTEILAEQHYLRLREMLDPLGIEVHLLTGGMRAAERRAALAAVAGGQAGVVVGTQALIQEGVGFARLGLAVIDEQHRFGVRQRARLQEKGLAADVLVMTATPIPRTLALTLYGDLDLSVIDEMPPGRKPVQTEVVRPRDIGRVWRHVLAEAGEGRQAYVVCPLVEESENLQSQAAVDLERRLAAGPLRSLRVGLLHGRMRPAEKEAVMELFRRGEIQVLVSTSVIEVGVDVPRATTIVIYDAERFGLAQLHQLRGRVGRGGGLAGSCFLVSSARNPEARARLEAVCGTTDGFALAEFDLKLRGPGEFLGLRQSGQPLFRAAQLPRDLDLAARMRAAARWVVEHDPELADPVHAGLRTALQLRFGEFLRGLGIS, translated from the coding sequence ATGGCGGCACGGGACCCCTTTGCACACCCGGTGCAATATCTCAAGGGCGTGGGCCCGCGGCGGGCGGAACTCCTGGCCCGCCTGGGGATCGCCTCGGTGGGGGATCTCCTCTACCACCTCCCGCGGCGCTACGAGGACCGCCGGGCGCACGCCGGCATCCTCGTGCCGGAGCGCATAGGGGAGACGGTCACCGCCGGCGGAGTGGTCCTCGGTGGGCAGGAGTTGCGGCCGCGCCGGGGCCTGATAATAACCAAATTGGCCCTGGACGGGGGGAACGGCGTCTTCTACGCCACCTGGTTCAACCAACCCTACATACTGCGCCAGATCCGCCCCGGAATGCGGCTTTTCGTCGTCGGACGGTTGAAACGTGCCTTCGGCCGTTACGAGATTAACGTGCTTGAACACGAGGCGGTGGAGAACGGTGCGGACGGGCTGCACAGCGGCCGCATAGTCCCCGTTTACCCGGCGACCGAAAACCTGGCCCAGAAAGTCATCCGCCAGATGGTGCGCACCGCCCTTGACGAATGGGCTCCTTTGCTGGCCGACCTGCTCCCGGGGCCGTTGCGCCGGGCACACCGCCTGTTGCCCATTGCCGAAGCCCTGGCGGCCATTCACTTCCCGTCATCCTGGGAGGAGAAAGAAGAGGCGCGGCGCAGCCTCGCGGCCGAGGAGATGTTCCTGCTTCAGGCGGCGCTGGCCATTATACGGCGCGGCGCCACCCAGCGCACAAAACCCGCCCCGCATGGGCCCGACGGCCCTCTGGTGGCGGCGCTCCTGGCCGACCTGCCGTACCGCCTCACGGGCGCCCAACAGCGGGTTTGGCGCGAGATCTCCGGGGACATGCAGCGGGCGGCACCGATGAGGCGGCTGCTGCAGGGCGACGTCGGGTCGGGCAAAACCGTTATCGCCGCCCTGGCGCTGGTCAAAGCCGTCGAGGGCGGGTTTCAGGGGGGCCTGATGGCGCCGACCGAGATCCTGGCGGAACAGCACTACCTTCGCCTGAGGGAGATGCTTGATCCGCTGGGGATTGAGGTTCATCTCCTGACGGGCGGAATGAGGGCCGCCGAGCGTCGCGCGGCGCTCGCGGCCGTGGCCGGCGGGCAGGCCGGGGTGGTGGTTGGTACCCAGGCCCTGATCCAGGAAGGGGTAGGCTTTGCCCGCCTCGGGCTCGCGGTTATCGATGAGCAGCACCGGTTCGGGGTTCGTCAGCGGGCCCGGTTGCAGGAGAAGGGACTGGCCGCCGACGTGCTGGTGATGACGGCCACGCCCATCCCGCGGACCCTGGCCCTTACCCTGTACGGCGACCTGGACCTGTCGGTGATCGACGAAATGCCCCCCGGCCGGAAGCCGGTGCAGACCGAGGTGGTTCGGCCGCGGGATATCGGACGGGTCTGGCGGCATGTCCTGGCCGAGGCGGGGGAAGGCCGCCAGGCCTATGTCGTTTGTCCCCTGGTGGAAGAGTCTGAAAACCTGCAGAGCCAGGCGGCGGTTGACCTTGAACGGCGATTGGCGGCCGGTCCCTTGCGGTCTTTGCGGGTCGGCCTGCTGCACGGCCGGATGCGGCCGGCCGAGAAGGAAGCGGTCATGGAGCTGTTCAGGCGCGGGGAAATCCAGGTCCTGGTATCGACCAGCGTCATTGAGGTCGGCGTCGACGTGCCTCGGGCCACGACGATCGTCATCTACGACGCCGAGCGCTTCGGCCTGGCCCAACTGCACCAGTTGCGCGGACGGGTGGGCCGGGGAGGGGGCCTGGCGGGTTCGTGCTTCCTGGTATCCAGCGCCCGGAACCCCGAGGCCCGCGCACGCCTGGAAGCCGTCTGCGGGACAACCGACGGCTTCGCCCTCGCGGAATTCGACCTGAAGCTTCGCGGTCCGGGTGAGTTCCTCGGCCTGCGCCAATCCGGCCAGCCCCTTTTCCGGGCCGCCCAATTGCCGCGGGACCTCGATCTGGCGGCGCGGATGAGGGCCGCGGCGCGGTGGGTGGTGGAACACGACCCGGAACTGGCCGACCCGGTGCACGCCGGTCTGCGGACCGCCCTGCAGCTCCGTTTCGGTGAGTTTCTGCGAGGTTTGGGCATAAGTTAA